One Triticum dicoccoides isolate Atlit2015 ecotype Zavitan chromosome 4B, WEW_v2.0, whole genome shotgun sequence genomic window carries:
- the LOC119293071 gene encoding tryptamine benzoyltransferase 2-like: MEMTSSTMVKPVPHPLVGEKVALTIFDRAAADVFVPTLLVYLAPAPANEALKEGLLKAVAAYPHLAGRLTVDQLGRRFLHVNNEGVLLIETTVQANLADVLVEGRMLTRVDHLYPKPEVLINRWRHCFLSRLTSHEKIGAALLQIQLNRYKCGGLVVGICSHHHTADGHSMSMFFTAWATAVREGEDFTMPTPSLDRAKTVVPRSTPTPVFDHRSLEFTNGNGAAAYAVIPMDRIKNLMVHFTAEFVADLKARVGARCSTFQCLLAHVWKKITVARGLKSEEFTKVRVAVNCRGRADPPVPMNFFGYASR, from the exons ATGGAGATGACGAGCAGCACGATGGTGAAGCCGGTGCCGCACCCGCTCGTCGGCGAGAAGGTCGCGCTGACCATCTTCGACCGCGCTGCCGCGGACGTCTTCGTCCCCACCTTGCTCGTCTACCTTGCGCCGGCGCCGGCCAACGAGGCGCTCAAGGAAGGCCTTCTCAAGGCCGTCGCGGCGTACCCCCACTTGGCGGGGCGCCTCACGGTCGACCAGCTCGGCCGGCGCTTCCTCCACGTCAACAATGAGGGCGTGCTCCTTATTGAGACCACGGTACAAGCTAACCTGGCGGACGTGCTCGTCGAAGGCCGGATGCTCACCAGAGTCGACCACCTCTACCCTAAACCAGAGGTACTGATCAATCGATGGAGGCATTGCTTTCTTTCACGACTCACGTCACAT GAGAAGATTGGGGCGGCGCTGCTACAGATCCAGCTGAACAGGTACAAGTGCGGTGGTCTCGTGGTCGGGATATGCTCCCACCACCATACCGCCGACGGTCACTCCATGAGCATGTTCTTCACCGCGTGGGCTACAGCGGTCCGAGAGGGTGAGGACTTCACCATGCCAACCCCATCCCTCGACCGTGCGAAAACCGTCGTGCCCCGCAGCACGCCGACGCCGGTGTTTGACCACCGGTCACTGGAGTTCACGAATGGGAACGGTGCCGCAGCATACGCCGTTATTCCCATGGACAGGATAAAAAATCTCATGGTGCACTTCACGGCCGAGTTTGTCGCCGATCTCAAAGCCCGTGTCGGTGCCCGCTGCAGCACGTTCCAGTGCCTGCTCGCGCACGTCTGGAAGAAGATCACCGTGGCGCGGGGCCTCAAATCGGAGGAGTTCACCAAGGTGAGGGTGGCCGTGAACTGCAGGGGCAGGGCCGACCCTCCCGTGCCGATGAACTTCTTCGGGTACGCATCTAGATGA